The following proteins are co-located in the Neodiprion virginianus isolate iyNeoVirg1 chromosome 6, iyNeoVirg1.1, whole genome shotgun sequence genome:
- the LOC124306771 gene encoding DALR anticodon-binding domain-containing protein 3 isoform X2 has translation MEGSSDFRIKELVNSICRLLLGVETKFNEDPSILKINNENLSEYGDVCFLTNLVTWKKVFRNSLKSTTSCRNILEHYLIKNEIKFEDCNAAEKAFQNIIKASRNWSLKIEKCQLGNERVSVFLNRTQTFADVLPRIVVRDHSYGQLESKSGSFFFHIIKDLDSDLTNLRLRLIKGVAENIVKANGYQVSESSDSDKYYATTKSKRDLTKYPKILLCGVAKNSVTGTKETALTEAEYLNRWLAELADTTEHKLPDLAEPKHEQNSVLLQIAEAVIVLQFLAVKPSRTITISSDLGLDESTINVKGSSFIFYNTARISAIFQKFDEQHLKGDYPSLPSIEEVDFSLLTEAEWELMYIFLLGYPEMVKTCARLTGDLEICPHYICSFLSRLVSKFSAYYRRVRILTEGRDHLLPTMMARLYLLKAIQIVTRNALRLLNLDPVSRM, from the exons ATGGAAGGGTCTTCAGATTTCAGGATAAAGGAGTTGGTGAACAGTATTTGCCGTTTGTTGTTGGGTGTGGAAACTAAATTCAATGAAGATCCTTCGATCCTTAAAATAAACAACGAAAATCTGTCAGAGTACGGAGACGTGTGTTTCTTGACGAACCTCGTTACTTGGAAAAAAGTGTTTCGAAATAGTTTGAAATCGACGACGAGTTGCAGGAATATACTCGAGCACTACTTAATCAAAAATGAGATAAAATTTGAGGATTGCAATGCTGCCGAAAAG GCCTTTCAGAATATAATAAAAGCTAGCAGAAATTGGTCTCTGAAAATTGAGAAGTGTCAGCTTGGAAATGAAAGAGTATCTGTATTTTTAAACAGAACCCAAACTTTTGCAGACGTACTACCTCGTATTGTGGTCAGAGACCATAGCTATGGACAATTGGAGTCAAAGAGTggatctttcttttttcatatcatcAAAGATCTAGACTCAGATTTGACAAACCTACGTTTGCGTCTGATTAAAGGTGTGGCTGAAAATATAGTCAAGGCCAACGGATACCAGGTATCTGAAAGTAGCGACAGTGACAAGTATTATGCGACCACCAAGTCAAAAAGAGATTTGACAAAATATCCCAAAATACTGTTATGCGGGGTTGCAAAGAATTCTGTTACTGGAACAAAGGAAACTGCGCTTACAGAAGCCGAATATTTGAATCGGTGGTTGGCGGAGCTAGCCGATACAACAGAGCACAAACTGCCTGATTTGGCTGAACCGAAACATGAGCAGAATTCTGTACTTTTGCAAATCGCGGAGGCAGTGATTGTGTTACAGTTTTTGGCTGTGAAACCTAGTCGTACTATTACAATTTCTTCCGATCTTGGCTTGGACGAGAGTACTATAAATGTGAAAG GCTCGtcctttattttttacaatacaGCTAGGATATCGGcgatatttcagaaattcGACGAACAACACTTAAAAGGAGACTATCCTAGTTTGCCAAGCATCGAAGAGGTGGATTTTTCGTTACTCACAGAAGCG GAGTGGGAACTGATGTACATCTTTTTACTTGGCTATCCGGAGATGGTAAAAACTTGTGCAAGGCTCACTGGAGATCTGGAGATTTGTCCACACTACATATGTTCGTTTTTGTCACGATTGGTCAGCAAATTCAGCGCTTATTATCGCCGAGTTCGCATATTGACT GAAGGACGAGATCATTTATTACCAACCATGATGGCGAGATTATATCTACTGAAGGCAATACAGATAGTAACACGCAATGCCTTGAGGCTTCTTAATCTAGATCCAGTTTCGAGAATGTAA
- the LOC124306771 gene encoding DALR anticodon-binding domain-containing protein 3 isoform X3 → MEGSSDFRIKELVNSICRLLLGVETKFNEDPSILKINNENLSEYGDVCFLTNLVTWKKVFRNSLKSTTSCRNILEHYLIKNEIKFEDCNAAEKAFQNIIKASRNWSLKIEKCQLGNERVSVFLNRTQTFADVLPRIVVRDHSYGQLESKSGSFFFHIIKDLDSDLTNLRLRLIKGVAENIVKANGYQVSESSDSDKYYATTKSKRDLTKYPKILLCGVAKNSVTGTKETALTEAEYLNRWLAELADTTEHKLPDLAEPKHEQNSVLLQIAEAVIVLQFLAVKPSRTITISSDLGLDESTINVKARISAIFQKFDEQHLKGDYPSLPSIEEVDFSLLTEAEEWELMYIFLLGYPEMVKTCARLTGDLEICPHYICSFLSRLVSKFSAYYRRVRILTEGRDHLLPTMMARLYLLKAIQIVTRNALRLLNLDPVSRM, encoded by the exons ATGGAAGGGTCTTCAGATTTCAGGATAAAGGAGTTGGTGAACAGTATTTGCCGTTTGTTGTTGGGTGTGGAAACTAAATTCAATGAAGATCCTTCGATCCTTAAAATAAACAACGAAAATCTGTCAGAGTACGGAGACGTGTGTTTCTTGACGAACCTCGTTACTTGGAAAAAAGTGTTTCGAAATAGTTTGAAATCGACGACGAGTTGCAGGAATATACTCGAGCACTACTTAATCAAAAATGAGATAAAATTTGAGGATTGCAATGCTGCCGAAAAG GCCTTTCAGAATATAATAAAAGCTAGCAGAAATTGGTCTCTGAAAATTGAGAAGTGTCAGCTTGGAAATGAAAGAGTATCTGTATTTTTAAACAGAACCCAAACTTTTGCAGACGTACTACCTCGTATTGTGGTCAGAGACCATAGCTATGGACAATTGGAGTCAAAGAGTggatctttcttttttcatatcatcAAAGATCTAGACTCAGATTTGACAAACCTACGTTTGCGTCTGATTAAAGGTGTGGCTGAAAATATAGTCAAGGCCAACGGATACCAGGTATCTGAAAGTAGCGACAGTGACAAGTATTATGCGACCACCAAGTCAAAAAGAGATTTGACAAAATATCCCAAAATACTGTTATGCGGGGTTGCAAAGAATTCTGTTACTGGAACAAAGGAAACTGCGCTTACAGAAGCCGAATATTTGAATCGGTGGTTGGCGGAGCTAGCCGATACAACAGAGCACAAACTGCCTGATTTGGCTGAACCGAAACATGAGCAGAATTCTGTACTTTTGCAAATCGCGGAGGCAGTGATTGTGTTACAGTTTTTGGCTGTGAAACCTAGTCGTACTATTACAATTTCTTCCGATCTTGGCTTGGACGAGAGTACTATAAATGTGAAAG CTAGGATATCGGcgatatttcagaaattcGACGAACAACACTTAAAAGGAGACTATCCTAGTTTGCCAAGCATCGAAGAGGTGGATTTTTCGTTACTCACAGAAGCG GAGGAGTGGGAACTGATGTACATCTTTTTACTTGGCTATCCGGAGATGGTAAAAACTTGTGCAAGGCTCACTGGAGATCTGGAGATTTGTCCACACTACATATGTTCGTTTTTGTCACGATTGGTCAGCAAATTCAGCGCTTATTATCGCCGAGTTCGCATATTGACT GAAGGACGAGATCATTTATTACCAACCATGATGGCGAGATTATATCTACTGAAGGCAATACAGATAGTAACACGCAATGCCTTGAGGCTTCTTAATCTAGATCCAGTTTCGAGAATGTAA
- the LOC124306771 gene encoding DALR anticodon-binding domain-containing protein 3 isoform X1 gives MEGSSDFRIKELVNSICRLLLGVETKFNEDPSILKINNENLSEYGDVCFLTNLVTWKKVFRNSLKSTTSCRNILEHYLIKNEIKFEDCNAAEKAFQNIIKASRNWSLKIEKCQLGNERVSVFLNRTQTFADVLPRIVVRDHSYGQLESKSGSFFFHIIKDLDSDLTNLRLRLIKGVAENIVKANGYQVSESSDSDKYYATTKSKRDLTKYPKILLCGVAKNSVTGTKETALTEAEYLNRWLAELADTTEHKLPDLAEPKHEQNSVLLQIAEAVIVLQFLAVKPSRTITISSDLGLDESTINVKGSSFIFYNTARISAIFQKFDEQHLKGDYPSLPSIEEVDFSLLTEAEEWELMYIFLLGYPEMVKTCARLTGDLEICPHYICSFLSRLVSKFSAYYRRVRILTEGRDHLLPTMMARLYLLKAIQIVTRNALRLLNLDPVSRM, from the exons ATGGAAGGGTCTTCAGATTTCAGGATAAAGGAGTTGGTGAACAGTATTTGCCGTTTGTTGTTGGGTGTGGAAACTAAATTCAATGAAGATCCTTCGATCCTTAAAATAAACAACGAAAATCTGTCAGAGTACGGAGACGTGTGTTTCTTGACGAACCTCGTTACTTGGAAAAAAGTGTTTCGAAATAGTTTGAAATCGACGACGAGTTGCAGGAATATACTCGAGCACTACTTAATCAAAAATGAGATAAAATTTGAGGATTGCAATGCTGCCGAAAAG GCCTTTCAGAATATAATAAAAGCTAGCAGAAATTGGTCTCTGAAAATTGAGAAGTGTCAGCTTGGAAATGAAAGAGTATCTGTATTTTTAAACAGAACCCAAACTTTTGCAGACGTACTACCTCGTATTGTGGTCAGAGACCATAGCTATGGACAATTGGAGTCAAAGAGTggatctttcttttttcatatcatcAAAGATCTAGACTCAGATTTGACAAACCTACGTTTGCGTCTGATTAAAGGTGTGGCTGAAAATATAGTCAAGGCCAACGGATACCAGGTATCTGAAAGTAGCGACAGTGACAAGTATTATGCGACCACCAAGTCAAAAAGAGATTTGACAAAATATCCCAAAATACTGTTATGCGGGGTTGCAAAGAATTCTGTTACTGGAACAAAGGAAACTGCGCTTACAGAAGCCGAATATTTGAATCGGTGGTTGGCGGAGCTAGCCGATACAACAGAGCACAAACTGCCTGATTTGGCTGAACCGAAACATGAGCAGAATTCTGTACTTTTGCAAATCGCGGAGGCAGTGATTGTGTTACAGTTTTTGGCTGTGAAACCTAGTCGTACTATTACAATTTCTTCCGATCTTGGCTTGGACGAGAGTACTATAAATGTGAAAG GCTCGtcctttattttttacaatacaGCTAGGATATCGGcgatatttcagaaattcGACGAACAACACTTAAAAGGAGACTATCCTAGTTTGCCAAGCATCGAAGAGGTGGATTTTTCGTTACTCACAGAAGCG GAGGAGTGGGAACTGATGTACATCTTTTTACTTGGCTATCCGGAGATGGTAAAAACTTGTGCAAGGCTCACTGGAGATCTGGAGATTTGTCCACACTACATATGTTCGTTTTTGTCACGATTGGTCAGCAAATTCAGCGCTTATTATCGCCGAGTTCGCATATTGACT GAAGGACGAGATCATTTATTACCAACCATGATGGCGAGATTATATCTACTGAAGGCAATACAGATAGTAACACGCAATGCCTTGAGGCTTCTTAATCTAGATCCAGTTTCGAGAATGTAA
- the LOC124306709 gene encoding FHF complex subunit HOOK interacting protein 2A-like isoform X1 — protein MISSFQAALKNAVDVVAPPATALDDFTYHWKQLMNFYVNHLTNCKLPIEATNIPHHLDRLLDILFSEENALNSENPGPCLEYLLQHRLLDLLATLASAEAPPGMRFVCLFFLRRLLTRLQHPLLPHVSVYTPVQRLIALCNGSLASPTENEEIQFLVALCFLICKHPNLTYIMNNVRLPPQKQNALASSGSNKLETQQITYAPTRTRNNSNPLFEPLDTQAVTLINPDLHKCESRRKLSSKSSQCSLRSENSERDLFSRVDRQQSTNSDTIAMEHRRKISNYSNASLSSDEVDSASPQSSAYFKKTDCGSSLSANEMTCKYLKNSSNGSANSLEEIDSKLQDLRELQIEFKSDSPFTAASSELDKAEANFKFFENISKTTRSEFDSASDISTRNKSLQSPADTSLQIESSKCLLLDALISYLNSADNMVRVKACEGVMVLASLQDSRFARSVANSQLPFALSNRLEKLFNLIPAHVDPTEIDEVNVTWGLDSPLWTSENKFPGCRPVAAFFMWLDYCDQLTREAHAIVGEILAENIRVMFFQKILTPALSDHHVVLITALITKCLKEITSPYLNAEINYWLVGFHRDPELPGILPSPVVHQLIKNCYTDSDDLTLETLRLFEEMIERRHEHILHCLILTYLTSRGYYDNSAADSAIASWSDEEDEREKSRGTLDLSSKQNYSRTLAPSNIHRIINCFLTLLPRSLQSDLDANNYEQYMTDWEKQYSSILAECALLSWPLEAVTIDDTASSDSRPEADHCTPRFYPGPFLTMLFEKVTKIPSQKYEINLQLTVLVSRLALLPHPYVHEYLLNPLLPLTPGTPSLFGCLQQVVKHLASEIPKVPDYKRLLKDTRQKLLDDSVQSHMKENVLLDSVVITEEFCKELAAIAYVKYHRSM, from the exons atgatcagcAGTTTTCAAGCTGCCTTAAAAAATGCCGTGGATGTG gTTGCCCCACCTGCGACGGCCTTGGATGACTTTACTTATCATTGGAAACAGCTGATGAACTTCTATGTGAACCACCTGACTAATTGCAAATTGCCCATCGAAGCTACAAACATTCCTCACCACTTGGATCGCCTGCTCGACATTTTGTTCAGCGAGGAGAATGCATTGAATTCAGAAAATCCTGGACCTTGTCTAGAGTACCTGTTACAGCATCGTCTACTGGACTTGCTAGCGACACTGGCGAGTGCCGAAGCACCTCCTGGAATGAGATTTGTCTGCTTGTTTTTTCTGAGGAGATTGTTAACACGGTTGCAGCATCCACTACTGCCTCACGTTTCGGTTTACACACCTGTTCAGAGACTGATTGCGTTATGCAATGGGAGTCTGGCCTCGCCAACAGAGAATGAAGAGATTCAGTTCTTGGTCGCTCTCTGTTTCTTGATCTGCAAGCATCCGAACCTCACCTACATTATGAACAATGTTAGGCTTCCTCCGCAGAAGCAAAATGCATTGGCCAGTTCTGGTTCAAACAAACTGGAAACACAACAAATCACTTATGCTCCTACGAGAACAAGGAACAACTCTAATCCACTGTTTGAACCTTTAGACACGCAAGCTGTGACTCTAATTAATCCAGATTTACACAAGTGTGAGAGCAGAAGGAAACTCTCAAGCAAATCTAGTCAATGTTCATTAAGAAGTGAAAACTCAGAGAGGGATCTCTTCAGTAGAGTAGATAGACAACAATCGACCAATTCAGATACAATCGCTATGGAACACAGAagaaaaatctcaaattattcCAATGCTTCGTTATCATCGGATGAGGTAGATTCTGCATCGCCGCAGTCTAGTGCGTATTTCAAGAAAACTGATTGCGGTTCATCTTTGTCAGCTAATGAAATGACctgcaaatatttgaaaaatagttcaaACGGGTCTGCAAACTCCTTGGAAGAGATCGATTCTAAACTACAGGATCTTAGGGAATTGCAAATAGAATTCAAGAGTGATTCACCTTTCACAGCTGCTTCTTCTGAATTGGATAAGGCTGAGGCAAACttcaagtttttcgaaaatatatcAAAAACTACCAGATCTGAGTTTGATTCTGCTAGTGACATCTCAACCCGGAATAAATCCCTGCAAAGTCCTGCCGATACTTCATTGCAAATTGAAAGTTCAAAATGCTTGCTACTAGATGCATTGATAAGCTATTTGAATAGTGCA GATAACATGGTCAGAGTTAAGGCTTGTGAAGGAGTAATGGTTTTGGCGTCATTGCAAGATTCACGATTTGCTCGCAGTGTTGCAAACAGTCAACTGCCTTTTGCTTTGTCAAATAGATTGGAAAAGTTGTTTAATTTAATACCAGCCCATGTCGATCCGACTGAAATTGATGAGGTGAATGTGACTTGGGGATTGGATTCCCCGTTGTGGaccagtgaaaataaatttccagGATGCAGACCGGTTGCCGCCTTTTTCATGTGGCTCGATTATTGCGATCAGTTGACTAGAGAGGCGCACGCGATTGTGGGAGAAATTCTGGCTGAAAATATCCGTGTgatgttttttcaaaaaatattaacaccTGCACTTTCCGACCATCACGTCGTGCTGATTACCGCACTCATCACGAAATGCTTGAAGGAGATTACCTCGCCTTATTTAAACGCTG aaatcaATTATTGGCTCGTGGGCTTTCATCGAGACCCAGAGTTACCTGGAATCTTACCATCCCCTGTTGTTCATCAGTTAATAAAGAATTGCTACACCGACAGCGACGACTTGACGCTTGAAACACTACGGCTGTTTGAAGAAATGATCGAAAGACGTCACGAGCATATTTTGCACTGTCTGATCCTGACCTATCTGACATCCAGAGGATACTACGATAATAGCGCCGCAGACAGCGCAATCGCGTCGTGGAGCGATGAAGAAgatgaaagagagaagagTAGAGGCACTTTGGACTTGTCGAGTAAACAAAATTATAGTAGAACGCTGGCGCCTTCGAACATACACAGGATTATAAATTG TTTTCTAACCTTATTACCGAGGAGCCTTCAGTCGGATTTAGATGCAAATAACTACGAGCAATACATGACCGATTGGGAGAAGCAATACTCGTCTATCCTCGCTGAGTGCGCATTACTTTCTTGGCCTCTAGAAGCTGTAACAATCGATGATACCGCCAGTTCGGATTCAAGGCCAGAGGCTGACCATTGTACACCTCGATTTTATCCGGGGCCATTCTTGACAATGTTATTTGAGAAAGTTACCAAAATTCCCAGTCAGAAGTACGAAATCAACTTGCAACTGACCGTACTGGTGTCCAGGCTGGCACTCTTACCGCATCCCTATGTTCACGAATATCTGTTGAATCCATTGTTGCCCTTGACTCCTGGCACACCAAGCTTGTTTGGCTGCTTGCAACAAGTTGTAAAGCATCTGGCTTCAGAGATACCCAAGGTACCAGACTATAAGCGGTTATTGAAAGATACGAGGCAGAAATTATTGGATGATTCCGTTCAAAGTCA TATGAAGGAGAATGTTCTGCTTGATAGCGTTGTGATTACTGAAGAATTTTGCAAAGAGTTAGCAGCGATTGCGTATGTCAAGTATCATCGCTCGATGTAA
- the LOC124306709 gene encoding FHF complex subunit HOOK interacting protein 2A-like isoform X2, which yields MIRRLRKLMPVAPPATALDDFTYHWKQLMNFYVNHLTNCKLPIEATNIPHHLDRLLDILFSEENALNSENPGPCLEYLLQHRLLDLLATLASAEAPPGMRFVCLFFLRRLLTRLQHPLLPHVSVYTPVQRLIALCNGSLASPTENEEIQFLVALCFLICKHPNLTYIMNNVRLPPQKQNALASSGSNKLETQQITYAPTRTRNNSNPLFEPLDTQAVTLINPDLHKCESRRKLSSKSSQCSLRSENSERDLFSRVDRQQSTNSDTIAMEHRRKISNYSNASLSSDEVDSASPQSSAYFKKTDCGSSLSANEMTCKYLKNSSNGSANSLEEIDSKLQDLRELQIEFKSDSPFTAASSELDKAEANFKFFENISKTTRSEFDSASDISTRNKSLQSPADTSLQIESSKCLLLDALISYLNSADNMVRVKACEGVMVLASLQDSRFARSVANSQLPFALSNRLEKLFNLIPAHVDPTEIDEVNVTWGLDSPLWTSENKFPGCRPVAAFFMWLDYCDQLTREAHAIVGEILAENIRVMFFQKILTPALSDHHVVLITALITKCLKEITSPYLNAEINYWLVGFHRDPELPGILPSPVVHQLIKNCYTDSDDLTLETLRLFEEMIERRHEHILHCLILTYLTSRGYYDNSAADSAIASWSDEEDEREKSRGTLDLSSKQNYSRTLAPSNIHRIINCFLTLLPRSLQSDLDANNYEQYMTDWEKQYSSILAECALLSWPLEAVTIDDTASSDSRPEADHCTPRFYPGPFLTMLFEKVTKIPSQKYEINLQLTVLVSRLALLPHPYVHEYLLNPLLPLTPGTPSLFGCLQQVVKHLASEIPKVPDYKRLLKDTRQKLLDDSVQSHMKENVLLDSVVITEEFCKELAAIAYVKYHRSM from the exons ATGATTCGTCGACTTCGAAAGTTAATGCcg gTTGCCCCACCTGCGACGGCCTTGGATGACTTTACTTATCATTGGAAACAGCTGATGAACTTCTATGTGAACCACCTGACTAATTGCAAATTGCCCATCGAAGCTACAAACATTCCTCACCACTTGGATCGCCTGCTCGACATTTTGTTCAGCGAGGAGAATGCATTGAATTCAGAAAATCCTGGACCTTGTCTAGAGTACCTGTTACAGCATCGTCTACTGGACTTGCTAGCGACACTGGCGAGTGCCGAAGCACCTCCTGGAATGAGATTTGTCTGCTTGTTTTTTCTGAGGAGATTGTTAACACGGTTGCAGCATCCACTACTGCCTCACGTTTCGGTTTACACACCTGTTCAGAGACTGATTGCGTTATGCAATGGGAGTCTGGCCTCGCCAACAGAGAATGAAGAGATTCAGTTCTTGGTCGCTCTCTGTTTCTTGATCTGCAAGCATCCGAACCTCACCTACATTATGAACAATGTTAGGCTTCCTCCGCAGAAGCAAAATGCATTGGCCAGTTCTGGTTCAAACAAACTGGAAACACAACAAATCACTTATGCTCCTACGAGAACAAGGAACAACTCTAATCCACTGTTTGAACCTTTAGACACGCAAGCTGTGACTCTAATTAATCCAGATTTACACAAGTGTGAGAGCAGAAGGAAACTCTCAAGCAAATCTAGTCAATGTTCATTAAGAAGTGAAAACTCAGAGAGGGATCTCTTCAGTAGAGTAGATAGACAACAATCGACCAATTCAGATACAATCGCTATGGAACACAGAagaaaaatctcaaattattcCAATGCTTCGTTATCATCGGATGAGGTAGATTCTGCATCGCCGCAGTCTAGTGCGTATTTCAAGAAAACTGATTGCGGTTCATCTTTGTCAGCTAATGAAATGACctgcaaatatttgaaaaatagttcaaACGGGTCTGCAAACTCCTTGGAAGAGATCGATTCTAAACTACAGGATCTTAGGGAATTGCAAATAGAATTCAAGAGTGATTCACCTTTCACAGCTGCTTCTTCTGAATTGGATAAGGCTGAGGCAAACttcaagtttttcgaaaatatatcAAAAACTACCAGATCTGAGTTTGATTCTGCTAGTGACATCTCAACCCGGAATAAATCCCTGCAAAGTCCTGCCGATACTTCATTGCAAATTGAAAGTTCAAAATGCTTGCTACTAGATGCATTGATAAGCTATTTGAATAGTGCA GATAACATGGTCAGAGTTAAGGCTTGTGAAGGAGTAATGGTTTTGGCGTCATTGCAAGATTCACGATTTGCTCGCAGTGTTGCAAACAGTCAACTGCCTTTTGCTTTGTCAAATAGATTGGAAAAGTTGTTTAATTTAATACCAGCCCATGTCGATCCGACTGAAATTGATGAGGTGAATGTGACTTGGGGATTGGATTCCCCGTTGTGGaccagtgaaaataaatttccagGATGCAGACCGGTTGCCGCCTTTTTCATGTGGCTCGATTATTGCGATCAGTTGACTAGAGAGGCGCACGCGATTGTGGGAGAAATTCTGGCTGAAAATATCCGTGTgatgttttttcaaaaaatattaacaccTGCACTTTCCGACCATCACGTCGTGCTGATTACCGCACTCATCACGAAATGCTTGAAGGAGATTACCTCGCCTTATTTAAACGCTG aaatcaATTATTGGCTCGTGGGCTTTCATCGAGACCCAGAGTTACCTGGAATCTTACCATCCCCTGTTGTTCATCAGTTAATAAAGAATTGCTACACCGACAGCGACGACTTGACGCTTGAAACACTACGGCTGTTTGAAGAAATGATCGAAAGACGTCACGAGCATATTTTGCACTGTCTGATCCTGACCTATCTGACATCCAGAGGATACTACGATAATAGCGCCGCAGACAGCGCAATCGCGTCGTGGAGCGATGAAGAAgatgaaagagagaagagTAGAGGCACTTTGGACTTGTCGAGTAAACAAAATTATAGTAGAACGCTGGCGCCTTCGAACATACACAGGATTATAAATTG TTTTCTAACCTTATTACCGAGGAGCCTTCAGTCGGATTTAGATGCAAATAACTACGAGCAATACATGACCGATTGGGAGAAGCAATACTCGTCTATCCTCGCTGAGTGCGCATTACTTTCTTGGCCTCTAGAAGCTGTAACAATCGATGATACCGCCAGTTCGGATTCAAGGCCAGAGGCTGACCATTGTACACCTCGATTTTATCCGGGGCCATTCTTGACAATGTTATTTGAGAAAGTTACCAAAATTCCCAGTCAGAAGTACGAAATCAACTTGCAACTGACCGTACTGGTGTCCAGGCTGGCACTCTTACCGCATCCCTATGTTCACGAATATCTGTTGAATCCATTGTTGCCCTTGACTCCTGGCACACCAAGCTTGTTTGGCTGCTTGCAACAAGTTGTAAAGCATCTGGCTTCAGAGATACCCAAGGTACCAGACTATAAGCGGTTATTGAAAGATACGAGGCAGAAATTATTGGATGATTCCGTTCAAAGTCA TATGAAGGAGAATGTTCTGCTTGATAGCGTTGTGATTACTGAAGAATTTTGCAAAGAGTTAGCAGCGATTGCGTATGTCAAGTATCATCGCTCGATGTAA